From the Marinomonas sp. THO17 genome, one window contains:
- the ribA gene encoding GTP cyclohydrolase II — translation MTDLTIKRRVMIPVRAGDVTAEFISFNGDDSGKEHIGIYFEGNSKYTQQTDYVPLVRLHSECLTGDVFGSGRCDCGEQLDEAIDRINEEGGYILYLRQEGRGIGLYAKLEAYALQDQGYDTYQANEMLHLPEDGRDFGIAANMLLALGVKQVRLLTNNPDKAQQLKEHGIDVVELVPTKVHVNQHNRQYLETKAKRKQHTLKFEE, via the coding sequence ATGACAGATTTGACCATTAAGCGTCGAGTAATGATTCCGGTTCGAGCCGGTGACGTGACCGCTGAGTTCATTTCCTTTAATGGTGATGACTCAGGTAAAGAACACATAGGGATATATTTTGAAGGTAACTCGAAATACACTCAGCAAACGGATTATGTGCCTTTAGTGCGTTTGCATTCTGAATGTTTGACAGGTGATGTATTTGGTTCTGGCCGCTGTGATTGTGGTGAGCAACTGGATGAAGCCATTGACCGCATTAATGAGGAAGGGGGTTACATCCTCTATTTGCGTCAAGAAGGTCGTGGTATTGGCTTGTATGCCAAACTAGAAGCGTACGCTTTACAGGATCAAGGTTACGATACCTACCAAGCCAACGAAATGTTGCATTTGCCTGAGGATGGCCGTGATTTTGGCATTGCTGCCAACATGTTATTAGCCCTTGGAGTAAAGCAAGTACGCTTGTTAACCAACAACCCAGATAAAGCTCAGCAATTAAAAGAGCATGGCATTGATGTTGTGGAGCTGGTACCGACAAAAGTCCATGTTAATCAACATAATCGTCAATATTTGGAAACCAAGGCAAAACGCAAGCAACACACGCTTAAGTTTGAAGAATGA